The following are encoded together in the Ranitomeya imitator isolate aRanImi1 chromosome 4, aRanImi1.pri, whole genome shotgun sequence genome:
- the CD68 gene encoding macrosialin isoform X2 — translation MPPTTAHTNHTTMPPTTAHTNHTTMPHTTTHTNYTSTPHPTGHTNHTSTPHPTGHTNHTSTPHPTGHTNHTSTPHPTGHTNHTSTPHPTGHTNHTSTPHPTGHTNHTSTPHPTGHTNHTSTPHPTAHTNQTSLPVTTMPPSTEYVVNGTTGVCLRMTASFKISYNDTKTSEIVNLPEPDTEPSGNCSADKAWLTLTFPQGQVTITFSQDTKDNNFFLNEVNITLKSLEPEKFGNSSLKAMVTPLRRFFSCEKVNIEVTPNVSFSVMNVKAQAFKLDGGNYGREMKCSDGSKNMTVPIVVGIVLVVLILIVVIAYIVARQRSHRGYQSL, via the exons ATGCCTCCTACCACTGCTCATACCAACCACACAACTATGCCTCCTACCACTGCTCATACCAACCACACAACTATGCCTCATACTACTACACACACTAACTACACCAGTACACCCCATCCAACTGGCCATACCAACCACACATCTACACCTCATCCAACTGGCCATACCAACCACACATCTACACCTCATCCAACTGGCCACACCAACCACACATCTACACCTCATCCAACTGGCCATACCAACCACACATCTACACCTCATCCAACTGGCCACACCAACCACACATCTACACCTCATCCAACTGGCCATACCAACCACACATCTACACCTCATCCAACTGGCCACACCAACCACACATCTACACCTCATCCAACTGCCCATACAAATCAGACATCACTTCCGGTCACAACGATGCCTCCTTCTACAGAATATGTTGTTAATGGCACTACAGGCGTATGCTTGAGGATGACGGCATCTTTCAAAATATCATATAACGACACGAAGACGTCAGAG ATTGTGAACCTACCAGAGCCGGACACTGAACCTTCTGGAAACTGCTCTGCAGACAAAGCCTGGCTGACCCTGACCTTTCCACAAGGACAAGTCACCATCACATTCAGCCAG GATACCAAAGACAACAATTTCTTCCTGAATGAGGTTAATATAACCCTGAAGAGTTTAG AACCGGAGAAATTTGGTAATTCCAGTCTGAAAGCCATGGTCACTCCGCTTAGACGCTTCTTCTCTTGTGAAAAAGTGAACATTGAAGTTACCCCAAACGTGAGCTTCTCAGTCATGAATGTCAAGGCTCAGGCCTTTAAACTGGATGGTGGAAACTATGGAAGAG AGATGAAATGCTCGGATGGATCGAAGAATATGACCGTCCCGATCGTGGTTGGGATCGTCCTTGTGGTGTTGATCCTGATTGTTGTGATTGCTTACATTGTTGCACGTCAGCGGAGTCACAGAGGCTACCAATCACTATGA
- the CD68 gene encoding macrosialin isoform X1: MGKLSIILIIFIYIQACCSDQDPAPDRRNAIPPCLWCPKKTTTHRTTTAQTTAHTNHTTMPPTTAHTNHTTMPPTTAHTNHTTMPHTTTHTNYTSTPHPTGHTNHTSTPHPTGHTNHTSTPHPTGHTNHTSTPHPTGHTNHTSTPHPTGHTNHTSTPHPTGHTNHTSTPHPTGHTNHTSTPHPTAHTNQTSLPVTTMPPSTEYVVNGTTGVCLRMTASFKISYNDTKTSEIVNLPEPDTEPSGNCSADKAWLTLTFPQGQVTITFSQDTKDNNFFLNEVNITLKSLEPEKFGNSSLKAMVTPLRRFFSCEKVNIEVTPNVSFSVMNVKAQAFKLDGGNYGREMKCSDGSKNMTVPIVVGIVLVVLILIVVIAYIVARQRSHRGYQSL; encoded by the exons CTTGCTGTAGTGACCAAGATCCTGCACCTGATCGAAGAAACGCAATTCCACCATGTCTGTGGTGCCCAAAGAAAACAACTACACACCGCACAACTACAGCACAAACCACTGCACATACTAACCACACGACTATGCCTCCTACCACTGCTCATACCAACCACACAACTATGCCTCCTACCACTGCTCATACCAACCACACAACTATGCCTCATACTACTACACACACTAACTACACCAGTACACCCCATCCAACTGGCCATACCAACCACACATCTACACCTCATCCAACTGGCCATACCAACCACACATCTACACCTCATCCAACTGGCCACACCAACCACACATCTACACCTCATCCAACTGGCCATACCAACCACACATCTACACCTCATCCAACTGGCCACACCAACCACACATCTACACCTCATCCAACTGGCCATACCAACCACACATCTACACCTCATCCAACTGGCCACACCAACCACACATCTACACCTCATCCAACTGCCCATACAAATCAGACATCACTTCCGGTCACAACGATGCCTCCTTCTACAGAATATGTTGTTAATGGCACTACAGGCGTATGCTTGAGGATGACGGCATCTTTCAAAATATCATATAACGACACGAAGACGTCAGAG ATTGTGAACCTACCAGAGCCGGACACTGAACCTTCTGGAAACTGCTCTGCAGACAAAGCCTGGCTGACCCTGACCTTTCCACAAGGACAAGTCACCATCACATTCAGCCAG GATACCAAAGACAACAATTTCTTCCTGAATGAGGTTAATATAACCCTGAAGAGTTTAG AACCGGAGAAATTTGGTAATTCCAGTCTGAAAGCCATGGTCACTCCGCTTAGACGCTTCTTCTCTTGTGAAAAAGTGAACATTGAAGTTACCCCAAACGTGAGCTTCTCAGTCATGAATGTCAAGGCTCAGGCCTTTAAACTGGATGGTGGAAACTATGGAAGAG AGATGAAATGCTCGGATGGATCGAAGAATATGACCGTCCCGATCGTGGTTGGGATCGTCCTTGTGGTGTTGATCCTGATTGTTGTGATTGCTTACATTGTTGCACGTCAGCGGAGTCACAGAGGCTACCAATCACTATGA
- the LOC138674904 gene encoding uncharacterized protein: MESENSEEGHVPRDEGLPRERGLRPLCAGTVGLCSLYYVRLMKERRRRECDRRRRMLRFQRTRARERLRFAVLWTSRLLVRRDGCVTSSAPDTEPPASPMWSDVDSSALWSTVMEKTLSPSDWMESFRVTKSTYNYLCHELRPVLQKMDASVGHAIPPDVQVAITLWRLGSTCEYLTTQKIFGVSRSALCKIVQDVCEAVVSILTPKFISVPEGDFLRDTVKGFEQRYGIPRLAGVIGTFHVPVTPPEEGAGQYFNSKGWHSVVLQAVVDSSLCFWDLNIGSPGNSSDCQVLLKSELYEWGSEGTLFPNTRYSADGMEVPIHLLGSRSYPRLPWLMTPFAAESRPERSELNRQFFSALRVSPVAFGRLGGRWCCLLKCSGLDLSFLPTLIAVCCTLHNICESRGDPFQERWLEKAAEEELEQPSECEEEESDPERMSEEIRDTLANSVWAQNGAL, from the coding sequence ATGGAGTCTGAGAACAGCGAAGAGGGCCATGTGCCACGTGATGAGGGGCTGCCCAGGGAGCGGGGGCTTCGGCCGCTGTGTGCGGGGACGGTCGGCCTCTGCTCTTTGTATTACGTCCGTCTGATGAAGGAGAGACGTAGACGGGAATGTGACCGGCGGCGGAGGATGTTACGCTTCCAGCGCACCAGGGCGAGGGAGCGCCTGCGCTTTGCCGTCCTCTGGACATCGCGGCTGCTGGTCCGCCGGGACGGTTGCGTCACATCATCGGCACCAGATaccgagccgccagccagtccgatgTGGAGTGACGTCGACTCCTCGGCGCTCTGGAGCACGGTGATGGAGAAAACCTTGTCCCCCTCGGACTGGATGGAGAGTTTTCGCGTCACAAAGTCAACCTATAACTATCTGTGCCATGAGCTACGGCCAGTCCTCCAGAAAATGGATGCCAGCGTGGGTCACGCCATCCCGCCGGACGTGCAGGTGGCCATCACCTTGTGGCGCCTCGGCTCTACATGTGAATACCTAACCACTCAGAAAATCTTTGGAGTATCACGTTCCGCTCTATGTAAGATTGTCCAGGACGTCTGTGAGGCGGTGGTCTCCATCCTTACACCCAAGTTCATCTCCGTTCCTGAAGGAGACTTTCTTCGGGACACAGTGAAGGGTTTTGAGCAGCGTTACGGTATCCCGCGGCTGGCTGGTGTCATTGGCACCTTCCATGTCCCTGTAACACCCCCTGAAGAAGGCGCTGGGCAGTATTTCAATAGCAAAGGCTGGCACTCTGTGGTACTCCAGGCCGTTGTAGACTCATCCCTTTGCTTCTGGGACCTGAATATCGGCAGTCCCGGAAACTCCTCCGACTGTCAGGTTTTATTGAAGTCAGAGCTTTATGAGTGGGGTTCGGAAGGAACTCTGTTCCCTAACACAAGGTACTCTGCGGACGGGATGGAAGTACCCATCCACCTGTTAGGATCCCGTTCGTATCCCCGTCTGCCCTGGCTGATGACGCCTTTTGCCGCAGAGTCACGTCCCGAGCGGTCAGAACTGAATAGGCAGTTTTTTTCTGCCCTGCGCGTGTCTCCAGTGGCTTTCGGACGCCTCGGTGGCCGTTGGTGTTGTCTGTTAAAATGCAGTGGCCTCGATCTCTCATTCCTACCGACTTTAATTGCCGTCTGCTGCACTCTCCATAATATTTGCGAGTCTCGTGGGGATCCGTTCCAAGAGCGATGGCTAGAAAAAGCCGCAGAGGAAGAACTGGAACAGCCCAGTGAGTGTGAAGAGGAAGAGTCCGACCCAGAACGTATGTCGGAGGAGATTCGAGATACCCTTGCCAACAGTGTATGGGCACAAAATGGTGCATTGTAA